In Jeotgalibaca arthritidis, a single genomic region encodes these proteins:
- the pdxS gene encoding pyridoxal 5'-phosphate synthase lyase subunit PdxS, which yields MKRSIEEVHKQLAGGVIMDVVNVEQAKIAEAAGAVAVMALERVPADIRAAGGISRMSDPQMIKEIQAAVSIPVMAKVRIGHFVEAQILESLQIDYIDESEVLSVADHVYHIDKQPFETPFVCGARDLGEALRRIQEGAKMIRTKGEAGTGDVSQAVSHLRKIHEQIRYVASLQDDELFNQAKELGVSYDLLKRVHDTGKLPVLNFSAGGVATPADAALMMQLGAEGVFVGSGIFKSGNPEKRAKAIVEAVAHYKDATKLAEISTDLGEAMVGINEDEIEVIMSKR from the coding sequence ATGAAACGATCAATTGAAGAAGTACATAAACAATTAGCTGGTGGCGTCATCATGGACGTGGTAAATGTGGAACAAGCTAAAATTGCTGAAGCAGCTGGTGCCGTAGCGGTCATGGCTTTAGAAAGAGTTCCGGCAGACATTCGAGCTGCTGGTGGTATTAGTCGGATGAGTGACCCACAAATGATAAAAGAAATTCAAGCAGCAGTTTCTATACCAGTCATGGCGAAAGTAAGAATTGGCCACTTTGTCGAAGCTCAAATCTTAGAAAGTTTACAAATTGACTATATTGATGAATCAGAAGTCTTATCAGTAGCTGATCATGTTTATCATATTGATAAACAACCATTTGAAACACCTTTCGTTTGTGGAGCTAGAGATTTAGGTGAAGCTTTACGCCGTATTCAAGAAGGGGCTAAAATGATTCGTACTAAAGGTGAAGCAGGAACGGGGGATGTCAGTCAAGCGGTTAGTCACTTAAGAAAAATCCATGAACAAATCCGCTATGTGGCTTCGTTACAAGATGATGAGCTCTTTAACCAAGCTAAGGAATTAGGCGTCTCTTATGATTTATTAAAGCGAGTCCATGATACTGGTAAATTACCTGTGTTGAACTTTTCAGCTGGCGGGGTGGCGACACCTGCTGATGCGGCTTTAATGATGCAATTAGGTGCTGAAGGAGTTTTCGTTGGTTCAGGTATTTTCAAATCAGGTAATCCAGAAAAACGTGCCAAAGCCATAGTTGAAGCAGTAGCCCATTACAAAGATGCTACCAAATTAGCCGAAATCTCAACTGATTTAGGCGAAGCGATGGTAGGTATTAATGAAGACGAAATTGAAGTCATCATGTCTAAGCGTTAA
- the pdxR gene encoding MocR-like pyridoxine biosynthesis transcription factor PdxR translates to MITVNFNEDQHLYLQIVDEVIRQIAQGHLKSGDQLPSRRALADHLKVSLNTVINAYDQLTDEGYIVPRERSGYYVDLLEIDMLPSEGIETKPLKHEHSQISEASPYTYDFHFANRDISTLNPKQLLQYAPEALARSVVNCNFKDDLGALSLRLAIANYLRKYRGVMTSADNIIITGGHTASLQTLFALLEDAVYALEDPGYYKNLDLFKDYQKKTIRIPIDKYGFSVKDLETTSANIVITTPSHQFPTGIIMGMRRRQRLLKWAYQAENRYIIENDYYNEFRLKGRPVPALTSLDDQERVILLGAFRQSMGSIFKMSYLVLPDQLMNKFHQAKLKTSDISSFEQYLMTDFLNSAHFPKYINSLRTNYRRKEKAVLAALNQTQLPLTIKEAGAGLFFIINIEGEIPPTDVIQARLAENKIRLQPVNHYAKLKNRFDQSYILGYGGLELDEIDHAIQALVTIFK, encoded by the coding sequence ATGATTACAGTGAACTTTAACGAAGACCAACACCTCTACTTACAAATAGTCGATGAAGTCATCCGGCAAATTGCCCAAGGACATTTAAAAAGTGGTGACCAACTCCCCTCACGGAGGGCCTTGGCAGATCATTTAAAAGTCAGTCTTAATACGGTCATTAACGCTTATGACCAACTGACTGATGAAGGCTATATAGTGCCGAGAGAAAGATCTGGTTATTATGTGGATTTACTAGAAATTGATATGTTGCCCTCTGAGGGAATCGAGACAAAGCCGCTAAAACATGAACATTCTCAAATAAGTGAAGCCAGCCCATATACTTATGATTTCCACTTTGCCAACCGTGATATATCTACTTTAAATCCCAAACAATTATTACAGTATGCACCCGAAGCGCTAGCCAGAAGCGTGGTTAATTGTAATTTTAAAGATGACTTGGGTGCTCTCTCTTTACGCTTGGCTATTGCTAATTATTTACGTAAATACCGGGGAGTGATGACTTCAGCTGACAATATCATCATTACAGGTGGCCATACGGCTAGCTTACAGACTCTATTTGCCTTATTAGAAGATGCGGTTTATGCCTTAGAAGATCCTGGCTATTATAAAAATTTAGATCTCTTTAAGGACTATCAGAAAAAGACTATTCGAATTCCGATTGATAAATATGGTTTCTCAGTTAAAGATTTGGAGACTACCTCAGCTAACATCGTGATAACTACTCCCAGCCATCAGTTTCCCACTGGCATTATCATGGGGATGCGTCGACGTCAGCGTTTATTAAAATGGGCCTATCAGGCAGAAAACCGTTATATTATTGAAAATGACTACTATAATGAGTTCCGCCTTAAGGGCCGTCCTGTTCCTGCTTTGACTAGTCTGGACGACCAAGAGCGAGTCATTTTATTAGGGGCCTTTCGTCAAAGTATGGGGTCAATTTTTAAGATGTCTTATTTAGTTTTACCCGATCAATTAATGAATAAATTCCATCAAGCTAAATTAAAAACCAGTGATATTTCCAGCTTTGAGCAATATTTAATGACTGATTTTCTCAATTCTGCCCATTTTCCTAAATATATTAATAGCCTGCGGACTAATTACCGTCGTAAGGAAAAAGCGGTTCTTGCAGCGCTTAACCAAACCCAACTCCCCCTAACCATTAAGGAAGCAGGGGCTGGACTTTTCTTTATTATTAACATTGAGGGTGAGATTCCACCGACTGACGTGATTCAAGCTAGGCTAGCTGAAAATAAGATCCGCTTACAACCGGTCAACCACTACGCTAAATTAAAGAACCGGTTCGACCAAAGTTATATTTTAGGTTATGGTGGGCTAGAGCTTGATGAAATTGATCACGCTATTCAAGCTTTAGTCACTATTTTTAAATAA
- a CDS encoding IS30 family transposase, which translates to MNFNKFTNSIRKKKEKHLKFEDRVKIENPIKANRILPKNKQITRKEMAEIIGCGVSSLYRELRRGKVILKDSAWKDYQSYSANVAQEDYDLQATSKGPELKIRDDHKFVEYIESKILEEKWSPDAIIMDLEKNGNPFDTEISTRTLYYYIENNMFLNVEITDLPRRGEIKKRKKRKVKPRQKVPFGKDITHRPKEAEERLETGHWEMDTVESGKKLGTACLLTLVERKHRSTLIFKLRAQTQKEVHRVLDNLEKQLGTEDFSNTFKTITVDNGTEFLDSETLEKSIKESSKPRTNIYYCHPYASYERESNEQMHTLIRRFIPKGSAISEYSKERV; encoded by the coding sequence ATGAACTTTAATAAGTTTACCAATTCAATACGTAAAAAGAAAGAAAAACATCTAAAGTTTGAAGATCGAGTAAAAATTGAAAACCCAATCAAAGCTAATCGTATATTACCAAAAAATAAACAAATAACGAGAAAAGAAATGGCTGAGATCATAGGTTGTGGTGTTTCTAGTCTATATCGAGAGTTACGCCGTGGGAAAGTGATTTTGAAAGACTCGGCATGGAAAGATTATCAGTCTTATTCAGCGAATGTTGCTCAAGAAGATTATGACCTTCAAGCAACGAGTAAGGGTCCTGAGTTAAAGATTCGAGATGATCATAAGTTCGTAGAGTATATTGAATCTAAAATACTAGAAGAAAAGTGGTCTCCAGATGCCATTATTATGGACTTAGAAAAGAATGGTAATCCTTTTGATACAGAAATCAGTACTCGAACTCTTTATTACTATATCGAGAATAATATGTTCTTAAATGTAGAAATAACTGATTTACCACGACGTGGTGAAATAAAAAAAAGAAAGAAAAGAAAGGTTAAGCCTCGACAGAAAGTGCCTTTCGGGAAAGATATTACACATCGTCCTAAAGAAGCCGAAGAACGACTAGAGACAGGTCATTGGGAGATGGACACTGTAGAGTCAGGAAAGAAGTTAGGCACTGCCTGCCTCCTTACCCTAGTTGAACGAAAACATAGATCAACACTTATCTTTAAATTGAGGGCTCAGACTCAAAAAGAAGTGCACAGAGTATTGGATAATTTAGAGAAACAGCTAGGAACCGAAGATTTTTCAAATACATTTAAAACAATTACTGTGGATAATGGGACAGAATTTCTAGATTCAGAAACATTAGAAAAATCCATTAAAGAGAGTTCTAAGCCGCGAACAAATATTTACTATTGTCATCCATATGCTTCTTATGAAAGAGAAAGTAACGAACAGATGCACACATTGATTCGTCGATTCATTCCGAAAGGAAGTGCCATCAGTGAATATTCGAAGGAACGTGTATAA
- a CDS encoding prepilin-type N-terminal cleavage/methylation domain-containing protein, which translates to MNKHFLNEKGITLVELLAALSLFAIVSALVMTVLFNVFLNSKNISDNAQLRQDANLLVSTLRSHYNQDDLEEDEFEVSLENGNILLIDGQEVNSSMTSSIDELELKNGENSISAVNPAVNQSMIVKADGTPLSIDLTLKNEAGQTYNLFTTIEKPEELAIALPVFEKIDVPNRPDPPDTNDYTKVFPPVYPIDIPITGNIKYVSSNGYQLIPDGCGDIKIDGDVWLYNTNPHNVVEMKHDAPKFIVTKNLFVDSVFKIHNYHPMDVQGHALFYTNLELIDRGKFTATNIHAVGGDHNGNGIVVGNQTRLEARESIDVGKTFYINGNTFVDENNQTILSKDVLSEGEGHVIIGKNLIANTVEAVNDSIININGSASISNKLLAKGRSLIKIGKNLIIDGDLEMSGNVKIIVEGSARIDGDLILGGTSILKVKGNLTVTGDVEPDGEGNKGTLDVEGKTNFSKGKPSWLVED; encoded by the coding sequence ATGAACAAACACTTTTTAAATGAAAAAGGTATAACACTTGTCGAACTACTGGCAGCCCTCTCTCTTTTTGCGATTGTAAGCGCATTAGTTATGACAGTCCTCTTTAACGTCTTTCTAAACAGTAAAAACATAAGTGATAACGCCCAATTACGTCAAGATGCCAATTTACTTGTCTCAACATTGAGAAGTCATTATAACCAAGACGATCTTGAAGAAGACGAATTTGAAGTAAGTCTAGAGAATGGCAACATTCTTTTAATTGACGGACAGGAAGTAAACTCGTCAATGACTAGTTCAATTGATGAATTAGAACTAAAAAATGGGGAGAATTCAATCTCGGCAGTAAATCCGGCAGTGAATCAAAGTATGATTGTTAAAGCTGATGGTACACCCTTGTCAATTGATTTAACGTTGAAAAATGAAGCTGGGCAAACTTATAACCTTTTCACGACGATCGAAAAACCAGAAGAACTAGCGATTGCATTGCCAGTTTTCGAGAAAATCGATGTACCCAATCGACCTGATCCACCTGATACAAACGATTATACAAAAGTATTCCCGCCCGTTTATCCTATTGATATTCCTATTACTGGAAACATAAAATATGTTTCCAGTAATGGCTACCAACTTATTCCTGATGGTTGTGGAGATATAAAGATTGATGGAGACGTATGGCTTTATAATACTAATCCTCATAACGTCGTTGAAATGAAACATGATGCACCAAAATTTATTGTTACAAAAAACTTATTTGTCGATTCGGTATTTAAAATCCATAATTATCACCCTATGGATGTCCAAGGTCACGCTTTATTCTATACTAACCTAGAGCTCATAGATAGAGGGAAATTTACAGCTACAAATATTCATGCTGTTGGTGGTGATCATAATGGTAATGGGATTGTGGTAGGTAATCAAACTCGATTAGAGGCTAGAGAAAGTATCGATGTCGGTAAAACTTTCTACATTAATGGTAATACTTTTGTGGATGAAAATAATCAAACCATTTTGAGTAAAGATGTTTTGAGTGAAGGTGAAGGTCATGTTATAATAGGTAAAAACCTTATTGCCAATACAGTTGAGGCTGTCAATGATTCCATTATAAACATAAATGGTTCTGCATCAATTTCTAACAAACTATTAGCTAAAGGTAGGTCATTAATTAAGATAGGTAAAAACCTTATAATTGATGGGGATCTTGAAATGTCTGGTAACGTAAAAATAATCGTAGAAGGAAGTGCTAGAATCGATGGTGATCTGATTCTAGGTGGAACCTCAATTTTAAAGGTTAAAGGTAATTTGACGGTTACAGGTGACGTTGAACCAGATGGCGAGGGAAATAAAGGAACTTTAGACGTAGAAGGAAAAACCAACTTTTCAAAAGGAAAACCATCATGGTTAGTTGAGGATTAA
- a CDS encoding prepilin-type N-terminal cleavage/methylation domain-containing protein: MKTGKSEEGFTLIEILASISLITIIIIAVSTAFINYANFTKILENKLTSVHVAEKLVTEIKDNNELAQLLNSLNKNNTDPNYWATPRQFSSDELPNVLATYKLNNSQYKPTISICQSPDEKKLDLYRVKINIADASGTDQASLFTYFHLGSET, from the coding sequence ATGAAAACTGGAAAATCTGAAGAAGGCTTTACATTGATAGAAATATTAGCATCGATTTCGTTGATAACGATAATTATCATTGCCGTCTCTACAGCTTTTATTAATTATGCTAATTTCACAAAAATATTAGAGAATAAACTCACTTCAGTACATGTTGCAGAAAAACTCGTCACTGAAATAAAAGACAATAACGAGTTAGCCCAATTATTAAATAGCCTAAATAAAAACAATACTGATCCTAATTATTGGGCTACACCAAGACAATTTTCTTCAGATGAATTACCTAATGTTTTAGCTACTTATAAACTTAATAATAGCCAATATAAACCGACTATTAGTATCTGCCAATCTCCAGATGAAAAGAAGTTAGATTTATATCGAGTAAAAATTAACATTGCTGATGCAAGTGGGACCGATCAGGCAAGTTTATTCACATACTTTCATTTAGGAAGTGAAACATAA
- a CDS encoding IS110 family transposase: MYIMAFDVSKGKSYIVLYKNQDLIYEGEIPHNPTAFNELLPFLKRNEVELVFEATGVYSKPLEHLFETNGFDYYCLNPLEASFQTATLRQMKTDQADAHRLALSHLKFNRQITIPPSLRHKELKAMSFSYHQVHDELLVNRNYLHSELQYTITTSGQMTSFYHSKCG; this comes from the coding sequence ATGTATATTATGGCATTTGATGTAAGTAAAGGAAAAAGTTATATAGTCCTTTATAAAAATCAAGATTTGATTTATGAAGGTGAAATTCCTCATAATCCAACGGCATTCAATGAACTATTGCCTTTTTTAAAAAGAAATGAAGTTGAGTTAGTTTTCGAAGCCACAGGTGTCTATTCTAAACCGTTAGAACATTTATTTGAAACCAATGGCTTCGATTATTATTGCTTAAACCCATTGGAAGCAAGTTTCCAAACAGCTACACTTAGACAGATGAAAACAGATCAAGCTGACGCTCATCGACTCGCCTTATCTCATCTAAAATTCAACCGTCAAATCACTATCCCACCTTCTCTTCGGCACAAAGAACTTAAAGCAATGTCATTTTCATATCATCAAGTTCATGACGAATTATTGGTAAACAGAAACTATCTGCACAGTGAATTACAATATACTATAACTACTTCTGGACAAATGACTTCATTTTATCATAGTAAATGTGGTTAA
- a CDS encoding P-II family nitrogen regulator, which produces MTNYNSIPIFELIYVVVNYGMGSRILQKAKEHGISGGTIFLGKGTINNSLLNFLSLYDERKEIVLLGTDYHTADHALVELNKEFKFEKPNHGIVFTTSACEIVGSRCYKSEENEEGRGVNKLMYQNIIIIVNRGKAEEVIEAAKEAGSKGGTIINARGSGVNETSKLFNMDIEPEKEIVIILSKEDITEAIVTSIREKLEIDKPGNGIVFIQNINKAYGVYE; this is translated from the coding sequence ATGACTAATTATAACAGTATACCGATTTTTGAATTAATATATGTAGTTGTTAACTATGGAATGGGTAGCAGGATATTACAGAAGGCAAAAGAACATGGTATTTCTGGTGGGACCATTTTCCTTGGAAAGGGAACTATAAATAATTCCCTGTTAAATTTCTTATCTTTATACGATGAAAGAAAGGAAATAGTCTTATTGGGAACAGATTACCATACTGCAGACCATGCATTAGTTGAACTAAACAAAGAATTCAAGTTTGAAAAACCAAATCATGGTATTGTCTTTACCACAAGTGCTTGTGAAATTGTAGGATCTAGGTGTTATAAGTCTGAAGAAAACGAAGAAGGAAGAGGTGTTAATAAGCTAATGTATCAAAATATTATAATCATTGTTAATAGAGGTAAAGCTGAGGAAGTAATTGAAGCAGCAAAAGAAGCTGGCTCAAAGGGTGGCACAATAATTAATGCAAGAGGCTCGGGGGTAAATGAAACGAGTAAACTATTTAATATGGATATAGAACCTGAAAAAGAAATAGTTATTATCCTATCAAAAGAGGATATTACTGAGGCCATTGTAACGTCAATACGAGAAAAACTTGAAATTGATAAGCCAGGAAATGGGATCGTTTTTATTCAAAATATAAATAAAGCTTATGGTGTTTATGAGTAA
- a CDS encoding DUF1538 domain-containing protein → MIVSKFKEVLFSVLPITLLVLVLNFTVSPIDTILIIRFLIGSFFVVLGLTIFLIGVDIGITPLGGFTGTSLAKSNKLWIVLIAGLILGFFISIAEPGLMVLANQVNLVTSGQISGISILIIVSIGLAIMLALGFLRIFYNVPLYKVLFALYLIIFGFAVFASREFLAISFDASGSTTGILAVPFILSLSVGISKLKKDSKASEKDSFGLVAIASTGAIMSVLLLDIFSKTNEFSAALDSGISDSNSIIRPFIDIIPDYLIESFMAILPLLVILLVLQKISFKLKKKELRKLLTGFAFAFTGLLVFLIGVNAGFMDVGTSIGNNLALLDNKAYIIIIGFVLGVVTILAEPAVYVLTQQIEDVTSGYVKRKAVLIPLAIGVGFAVALSVIRVLVPGIQLWHYLLPGYIICLSMMFFIPKLFVGIAFDAGGVATGPITATFILAFIQGAAHAFEGADLMVDGFGMIAMVAMTPIITLEALGLVFAIKSKTKGVEKRDD, encoded by the coding sequence GTGATTGTTTCAAAATTTAAAGAAGTGCTATTTTCTGTTCTTCCAATTACATTATTGGTTTTAGTGTTAAATTTTACTGTTTCTCCGATAGACACAATATTAATTATTCGATTTCTTATTGGTTCTTTTTTTGTGGTATTGGGTCTGACCATTTTTTTGATAGGAGTAGACATTGGTATTACTCCTCTTGGAGGGTTTACAGGAACATCACTTGCTAAATCAAACAAGCTATGGATTGTTTTGATCGCAGGATTAATACTTGGGTTTTTTATATCAATTGCGGAGCCTGGTTTAATGGTTCTTGCAAATCAAGTCAATCTAGTGACATCAGGTCAAATATCAGGAATTAGTATACTTATTATTGTGTCAATAGGGTTAGCAATAATGCTAGCATTAGGTTTTTTAAGAATATTCTACAATGTTCCTTTATATAAAGTGCTGTTTGCTTTATATTTAATTATTTTTGGATTCGCAGTTTTTGCTTCACGTGAATTCTTGGCGATATCTTTTGATGCTTCGGGATCAACAACAGGAATACTAGCAGTACCATTTATTTTATCCTTATCAGTGGGTATATCAAAGCTAAAAAAGGATAGCAAGGCATCAGAAAAAGATAGTTTCGGATTGGTTGCCATCGCGTCAACTGGTGCAATAATGTCCGTATTGCTCTTAGACATATTTTCAAAAACAAATGAGTTCTCTGCTGCACTTGATTCAGGAATTTCTGATTCAAATTCAATCATCAGACCATTTATAGATATAATTCCTGATTACTTAATAGAAAGTTTTATGGCAATCTTACCATTGCTAGTAATATTATTAGTTTTGCAGAAAATATCTTTTAAACTAAAGAAAAAAGAACTTCGAAAACTACTTACGGGATTTGCATTTGCATTTACAGGTTTGCTTGTATTCCTAATAGGTGTAAATGCAGGTTTTATGGATGTAGGAACGAGCATTGGTAATAATTTGGCTTTGTTGGATAATAAAGCTTATATCATAATCATTGGTTTTGTTCTTGGGGTTGTAACAATTTTAGCAGAACCGGCTGTTTATGTTTTAACTCAACAGATTGAAGATGTAACAAGCGGTTATGTAAAGAGAAAAGCAGTTCTAATTCCGCTGGCAATTGGAGTTGGTTTTGCCGTGGCTTTATCGGTTATACGTGTATTAGTGCCTGGGATACAGTTATGGCATTACTTGCTACCTGGGTACATCATATGTCTGTCAATGATGTTTTTCATACCAAAGCTCTTTGTAGGAATTGCATTTGATGCTGGTGGGGTGGCTACTGGTCCTATAACTGCAACTTTTATTTTGGCATTTATACAAGGGGCAGCACATGCTTTTGAGGGGGCGGATCTAATGGTTGATGGCTTTGGAATGATTGCGATGGTTGCCATGACACCAATTATCACTTTAGAAGCTTTGGGCTTGGTGTTTGCTATAAAATCAAAAACAAAAGGAGTTGAAAAGAGGGATGACTAA
- a CDS encoding alpha/beta fold hydrolase: protein MLPELVTGRMGNIIKPRALKSKEMQKERTKSKAEVFTPTWIVKKQNDEIEKDYINRHLTIINNLFCIILNKIKFDRSRKMEHTTIYTSSHDGQKIFLRIWDQVEKPKGIVQIIHGMAEHSARYETFACFLNKKGYIVYADDHRGHGHSLTEEEVFGYIGENGFQKIVKDEQLISELIKKKYPKLPLFIFAHSFGSFIGQEYIIQNSEKIDGIILSGSAKQNGLDVKMGRILATFQNIVFDNKKEAKLIDKLSFGSFNKKFQNQTPTSSWLTRDARIVDQYKKDELSGFVSPINFYYELFHAFKLLYQTKRLEKIEKDLPLLIISGDMDPVGKYGEAVQALYEQYVQLDLENVKLKLFKDARHELVNELNNEEVFSYIDDWLQQQIESN, encoded by the coding sequence ATGTTACCTGAATTAGTTACAGGGCGAATGGGAAATATCATTAAACCGCGTGCTCTCAAATCTAAGGAGATGCAAAAAGAACGAACCAAATCAAAAGCAGAGGTGTTCACACCTACCTGGATTGTGAAGAAACAAAATGATGAGATTGAAAAAGATTATATAAACCGCCACTTGACAATAATTAATAATTTGTTTTGTATTATACTAAATAAAATTAAATTTGATAGGAGCAGGAAAATGGAACATACAACTATATATACTTCTTCCCATGATGGCCAAAAGATATTTTTACGTATATGGGATCAAGTAGAAAAACCAAAAGGAATCGTTCAAATTATTCATGGAATGGCCGAACATTCTGCACGATATGAAACTTTTGCATGTTTTTTGAATAAGAAAGGTTATATTGTTTATGCGGATGATCATCGCGGTCATGGTCATTCTTTAACAGAAGAAGAAGTTTTTGGGTATATTGGTGAGAATGGTTTTCAAAAAATTGTTAAAGATGAACAACTAATTTCTGAGTTGATAAAAAAGAAATATCCAAAGCTACCTTTATTTATTTTTGCTCATAGTTTTGGTTCATTTATCGGGCAGGAGTATATCATTCAAAATTCTGAAAAAATAGATGGGATCATTCTTTCTGGTTCAGCCAAACAAAATGGACTGGACGTAAAAATGGGAAGAATATTGGCTACCTTCCAAAATATTGTATTCGATAATAAAAAAGAAGCTAAATTGATTGATAAATTATCTTTTGGGTCATTCAATAAGAAGTTTCAAAATCAGACACCGACATCTAGTTGGTTAACAAGAGATGCTAGAATTGTGGATCAATATAAGAAAGATGAATTGTCTGGTTTCGTTTCTCCGATAAATTTTTACTATGAACTCTTCCACGCTTTTAAATTGCTATATCAAACAAAACGACTAGAAAAAATTGAAAAAGATTTACCCCTCTTAATTATTTCTGGTGATATGGACCCTGTTGGTAAGTATGGCGAAGCAGTTCAAGCATTATATGAGCAATATGTTCAATTAGATTTGGAAAATGTAAAACTTAAGTTATTTAAAGATGCCCGGCATGAATTGGTAAATGAACTAAATAACGAGGAAGTGTTTTCTTACATAGATGACTGGTTGCAACAGCAGATAGAGAGTAATTAA
- a CDS encoding helix-turn-helix domain-containing protein, translating into MIGLEYVLNLYNLQHIELAEKLGIKKQNINMWVKGRQNIPKKYLPVLEELFGIDQSYFGRELSEIDQLEIQKEKLKRDLKPVIKKHEQQYSLGEINDLVEVPIYDKEEMNAIERDIEKAKLISRFKAAMDIVDNNPYLETYSLIVELLEKVQHEPVLHKTVEALAHYYEVLPDWLSSEPEQEGFEGEIFEVFEDHNY; encoded by the coding sequence TTGATAGGATTAGAATATGTTTTAAATCTCTATAACCTTCAACATATAGAACTTGCAGAAAAACTTGGCATAAAAAAACAAAATATTAACATGTGGGTGAAAGGGCGACAGAACATTCCAAAGAAATATCTACCGGTATTAGAAGAACTCTTTGGTATTGATCAGTCTTACTTTGGACGTGAGCTTAGTGAAATTGATCAGTTAGAAATCCAGAAGGAAAAGCTGAAAAGAGATCTGAAGCCTGTAATCAAAAAGCATGAACAGCAGTATTCTTTGGGAGAGATTAATGATCTTGTTGAAGTTCCCATTTACGATAAAGAAGAAATGAATGCCATCGAACGAGATATTGAAAAAGCAAAACTCATATCAAGGTTTAAGGCTGCAATGGATATAGTAGATAATAATCCATACTTGGAGACCTATAGTCTCATCGTAGAACTACTTGAAAAAGTACAGCATGAACCTGTTCTACACAAAACGGTTGAAGCATTGGCTCACTATTACGAAGTCTTACCTGATTGGTTAAGTAGCGAACCAGAACAAGAAGGCTTTGAAGGTGAAATATTTGAAGTCTTTGAAGATCATAACTATTAA
- a CDS encoding helix-turn-helix domain-containing protein, translating to MTTAEMIKELCEQMNISVSELARRIGQTPQNFNKKLQRETVTLDELKVIADVLGVKFVQAFILPDGEEIKISNE from the coding sequence ATGACTACGGCAGAAATGATTAAAGAACTGTGTGAGCAAATGAATATAAGTGTTTCCGAACTTGCTAGACGTATTGGCCAGACTCCACAGAATTTCAATAAAAAATTACAACGAGAAACGGTAACCTTGGATGAGTTGAAAGTCATTGCTGATGTGCTAGGTGTCAAGTTTGTGCAGGCATTTATTTTACCAGATGGAGAAGAAATAAAAATATCTAACGAATAA
- a CDS encoding NAD-dependent epimerase/dehydratase family protein has product MKQILVLGGTNFFGKKTVQLLLDKGYDVTVATRGNNPVPFEGQVQHIVLDASDAAHAGWQAVQAQQWDAVFDNICYNAEDARIRIEKFGQQLKHYYFTSSLATYAGNKDGYVEADFDPLTYDIDPNKTVDYGEGKRQAEQVLFTQAPFQVVS; this is encoded by the coding sequence ATGAAACAAATACTTGTGTTAGGTGGAACGAATTTTTTTGGTAAAAAAACTGTCCAATTACTATTAGATAAAGGCTATGACGTGACTGTTGCGACGCGAGGTAACAATCCTGTTCCGTTTGAGGGTCAGGTGCAACATATTGTGTTAGATGCGAGCGATGCAGCTCATGCTGGTTGGCAAGCAGTTCAAGCACAACAGTGGGATGCAGTATTCGATAATATCTGTTATAACGCTGAGGATGCACGAATCCGTATTGAAAAATTTGGTCAACAATTGAAACACTATTACTTTACCTCTTCATTGGCAACCTATGCGGGAAATAAAGACGGATATGTAGAGGCGGACTTTGATCCATTAACCTATGATATTGATCCAAACAAAACGGTTGATTACGGTGAAGGCAAGCGTCAAGCAGAACAAGTGTTGTTCACCCAAGCACCTTTCCAAGTGGTAAGCTAA